Sequence from the Cucurbita pepo subsp. pepo cultivar mu-cu-16 chromosome LG02, ASM280686v2, whole genome shotgun sequence genome:
CCTGTTGATAATCGTAGGACTGGTGGCCTTCGCTGGACTCATGGCTGGGCTCACTTTGGGTCTCATGTCTCTTGGCCTCGTTGACCTCGAAGTTCTTATAAAGTCTGGCCGCCCTCAGGATCGCAAACATGCTGGTAATCTCTATCACTTCCCACAGCTCTTGAAATTCATTTTGAACCTACTTGAATCCTGGTGATCTCAGAGGGCTTATCACCTGAATGTTCTTGGCGTTTCAGGAACCTTTTCATTGTTTGTAATTTGTTAGGGCCTGTTGGCTATTGAAATTATGCAATACTGTGTTTAGGAACGGGGAATTAGGTAGTTGTGTTTGTCTGCATGCTTATGAACTGAGTGGATAGGTTGATTGGGAAGTAACATTGTTGTGATTTCTTTGGCAGCTAAGATATTGCCAGTGGTAAAGAATCAGCATCTTCTGCTTTGCACACTTTTGATTGGTAACTCTTTGGCAATGGAGGTTAGTAGCTACATTTGCACATCTCTGTTTGTGGAGCTTGCATAATTTGCTAATTAAACTTAACGTTGTTGTATGTGTCCCTCCTGCAGGCTCTTCCGATATTCTTAGACATGATCGTACCTCCTTGGCTGGCAGTCCTTGTCTCGGTTACTCTTATTCTCATGTTTGGAGAGGTACTTCTGATCCGACCTATCCGAAAATAATTTGTACATTTGGATATTATTCTGTTTATGTGACGTATACTTCACTGCAGATATTACCGCAAGCAATTTGCACTCGTTATGGGTTGAAAGTTGGGGCAATAATGGCACCTTTTGTTCGCGTTCTTCTCATGATTTTCTTTCCCATTTCATATCCAATTAGTAAGGTAAACTAGTGGAAATGATCATTGCCCTTACCTCTTCTAAGTTCTAAGcaaggaaatgaaaattgtAGACTGAGAATGATAGGATAATAGTTTTTTGGCCCTATTTACATGATATTTGGGAAGCTTTTTTGAGTATCTTATATAGCTACAAGGAACCAATAAATTTACTGAGTCACtcatttggtttctttttcgAAATTTAGGTTCTTGATTGGATGTTGGGTAAAGGGCACGCTGTACTCTTGAGGAGAGCAGAGCTCAAGACTTTTGTGAACTTTCATGGCAATGAGGTTTGTCAATCAACTTGGGCATGTAGTCATGGGCATCAGTTGAATGAATTAATATGCTTGGATCTGAGTGCTCTAAAGGAATATTATCCTTATGTGTGCTCTGATTTTCCTCTTACTCCATTCAAGTTTATCTGATGATTATGGTGTATAAAATCTATGTTGGCTTAGGCTGGAAAAGGTGGAGATTTAACTCACGATGAGACTACTATCATTGCTGGGGCACTTGAATTGACAGAAAAGACAGCCAAAGATGCCATGACATCGATATCAAATGCATTTTCCCTTGATCTGGATGCAACTCTTGATTTGTGggtttctaatatatatatatatttttttaattttaaaatttcagttCTTGTGTCGGTCTCGCTTGGTTTGCtcgttatttcttttttctaaagCCCTTTCTCTATATGGGCAGGGAGACGCTCAATGCTATTATGACGAAAGGCCATAGTCGAGTTCCTGTTTATTCTGGAGATCCAAAAAACATAATTGGACTAGTTCTGGTAATTCATTTGCATCATCCATAGATATGACAAACAATAACATTTCTTGATAGGTTGAAATGAATTCTCTTTCTTGCCTTTTCTGTCGTGGCTCCTAATAGTGGGATAATGGGAGCTAAGAATGAAATTCAGAAATGGCTAAGAGGGAATTCACAGGTCCCTCTTGCTTCCCGATTTTAAAAATCAGTGATACTAAACATGCAAAGCTGAAGTACCTTGCATACACCATAAACCAGCTCTTGCACAAATTAGTGAACTTTCGCTATGCTATACTTTTGGACAAAGGAGTTTAAGAATGTGAGCTAAATTGTTAGACTGCCGACCAACGATTAGGAAAATAGAGAGCCTTGGTCAAGCTGAGttgtttcaaattaaaatttgcaaCATATAAACCAAGTACAAAGCCTAATTGAGCAGATATGATTAGTTTGAATGGTGTACCTCTAATTTGCGGGTTGCTCTGGCATATGTTTTTCAATATGTTTATTCAAGTGAGTCGAAGTTAGTGAAATTTGTTTTCATTCCTGACtgacacacatatatatatatattcatttggTGTGTGTTTATTGTGCCAATGATAGTTGGACTTGAGATATAGTCCATGGAATGCAGCATCTGCTCATTTGCTCCATCTTGAACATCTTGCAGGTTAAAAATCTGTTAACTGTTGATCCAGAAGATAGAGTTCTCCttagaaaaatgattattagAAAAATTCCACGGTAAGGAGAATATCACTTGCTTCTCTCTTTATGCCTTCAGTTGAAATTACCTGATGACCAAGCTTGACCAGTTTTCATTCCTTCAACTACTTCAGGGTTTCTGAAGACATGCCTCTATATgacattttaaatgaatttcaaaaggGCCATAGTCACATTGCTGTGGTATTCAAGAAACATGGCTACCAATCTGAGGCATTGCTGAAAAAAGGTTAGGATGTGCAAAAAAGCTGCGAGTTCTTATAATTGgataaaaagaaagtaattatGAACAATAGACTATCCAGTCATGTTTAGGGCAGTTGGGCTTGAGatcacataaattttaaatttgttgtcTATGCTGTCCATTCCTTTATGGCTCAGATTTTACGTTCATAGTATTTCTCATCCAAATTTGTTAAGGTTCTAGACATTGGTTAGCTTGAACTCATATTTGCTCGAGTCATTGAGCTCCGCCTCTTTTTAATGCTTTCCCTGTTTCCAAATTCCTTGGTATCGTATTAGATCCACCAATTACAGGGGATTCACATCAAATGCTCTTAGTTGTGCTGCTTTCACTGTGAATCTATTGTTACTTTTgacatttccttttcttgtctGGTTGATTCTCAGACAATGGTGTTGACTCAACTGCTGGTGCTGCTACTCATAATTTAGCGATGAAAATGGAATTAGTTGATGCTCAAACAATAGCTGAAAAGGCCGGGGGCGAACAGACGAAGAAAAGTCCACCAGCTACTCCTGCCTTTAAAAAACGACACAGAGGTTGTTCATTCTGCATTTTAGATGTCGAAAATGCGCCTCTTCCTGTCTTACCACCTGGTGAAGAGGTGGTTGGTGTCATTACTATGGAGGATGTGATTGAAGAACTTCTTCAGGTAAGGAATTTTTCTGTAACTTGCACCTAAGCATGGCTTCTAAAGTTGGGAGGTTATCTCTGCATGCGCTGCAGTGTCATCCTCCATATCGAAAATGTTGGTATGTTAGGATGTCTGGTGGTTAACATCTTAAGTCGAAGACATtgtgccttttctttttcggaTACCAGCTCCTTGATTGTTGTCTAAGTTATTGGCTTCATAAAAATGGATTAGTTAGTTTGTATTGAGCTGGTTGGCTGTATGTTACTGTTAAATCATCCATCTTACccattatttgaatttgatcttGCGTGTCATATATTCTTATGTCAGGAGGAGATATTAGACGAGACAGACGAGTATGTCAATATCCACAACAGGTACATCTTACTAGCTTTAGAAAAGTTAAGAACCCGGACTCGAACTCGAACTCGTGCATGGTTTTGCTTTCTTGCTGAGATTGCACCATTACAAATCTAAGGATTGGATCCATTTTGTTGttgtaaatatatttcttatgaaatcatttgatgtttttgttggatgatCACAAAAATTAAACGGAATTCTTCCAaatgcagaataaaaatcAACATGCAACCATCTCCGGAAAAACCAAGCACCAATCCACCTCAGCTTTCCCCAAATGTTAATACGTGACTGCTTTGTTACCCAGCAATGCCGGGTCGGACAAGTTTTCACGGGGTCTTCCGAATTGGCTACTGCAGCTCTTCCCCACTCTCTTCACTATGCCTGCCTTCGATAGTCAGGTTTTActaaaacttttttcttttaatcataCAAGAGATTTAAACTGGAAGAATGGAAGGTGAAATCTAGATAAGAGTTAGCTGTAGCGTAATTTATCTCTATGATGGCATAGAGATGTATATTTTCCCAAGGTTAGATGATTGCATTTTGGAAATGACGTTCTTTGATTGTATAAGAATAATATGTAGTTATCTTCAATCCAAAGCAAGTGTATCAATTAAGTGACATATAGTTGTTTTTGGTATGGAATACCAACTCTTGATATCATTATGTCGCATagcaatttgatttttgtaatGGGTTCTACATCATAttcaaattgaaagtttattatGAAAGAGGATATTCTATAAagtgttttttcatttttgcttGGTAGCTCGTCTTGACCATTGAGTCGTGATGATAATGAAGTAAATGGCTTTAAGTTCTTTAAAAGAGTAGgcatgattattattattattccttataattcatttaataatagaattgaaaaatcTTATGGTTACCCTCATGtttctatttagtttttggACCATAAATGTTGAgcttaattttgatattgaaTTTCTAATTTGATCACAATAAATTTGAGACAAATAATTAGTAAAATTAAGCTCATTtgaacataattaaatttaaatttaatatatataaaataactttatatatatattgaaaaggAGTCCAGACATCACCCATTGACTAGTGTAAGATTTAACATAATTAtatgttaaaattataaaaatgtaattgaaaatttaaaaattagatactaaaaataataaacatttNaaaaaaaaaaaaaatatatatatatatatatacagagaaaaaaaaaggggtaaATTTGATTGAATCCGCCAATATTCGTTTGCCTTTCTTCTGATACCTGCGTGTCATTCACGAATCTGCCTTCTCTCCCCAAACCCACGCGCacgaaagaaaatgaaagaacagaagaaaaaatagcGTGGCAAAGCCGCTTCGCACGTGCACTTCACGTGCTCAACAGATACTAACACACTTCGCCGCCGGAACATTCCGTCAATTCCCGGACGTTTCGCTCTCATGCCTAACTTTCCGAGTCCGAAACCGCAACCTCTTCCACAGTTTTCACGCTAGATTCCCGTTCCGACTAAAACATTTGcctccatttttaaaattttatgatagTATTCATCCGTGAGAGCAATGGGTTTGAATAATTCATGTTTCTGCTTAGAAATTTAACTCGGTAGCTGTTTTGTTATTCAAAATCCCGGATCTGATATACCTGCAACTGCAAGTAAGCCTGCAACTGCAAGTAATCCATCTGAATCTCTTCATTTGGCTggactttttccttttctgaaTCTGGATGTTGAGTTCGCTTCGTTTTCAAGAGCTAGATGAGTATCCATTCACTTTGATTCGGACGGTGGCTTCCGATTTCCGAGGTGAGTACtcgtagtttttttttttttttttaacttcagCTGTAAGGCTATCGGATCTTTGTATTTTAATCCGagtttttatcttctttgaaGTAATTTAGTTCTGTTTTTCTCGATCTTGTTCTATTAGTTTGTGCACGTATTTCCTTTCAGTTCTGTTTGGGATCGGATTACAGTTTGCGTAGTATTTTTGTAGCTTAAGATTTCCCTAGAGCCGTCGGTGGACGAATGGCTATAGCTCGGCTTGCTCGCCAGGAAAAACGCTCGTATGGATTTTGCGCGAAGTTGACAGCAGTGGTTATTTTAGGACTTTGTTTTATAGTCGTATGGTCGATTTTTGCTTCTCCTTCCACGTCCGTGACGATTCAGAGGGAAAGTTTCGACAACATTGGTGAACCCGTAACAGGAAACAGGAAAGTTAGCAATCCTGGAACCCAAATTGATAATAGGAAGAAAGTAGATGAGGGGAAATCGAGCAGAGATACCaaagaaagagtgaaatcCGATCTAGATGGAAAGGATATGAAAAAGGTTGAGGGGTCTGATTCCAAGTCTCCCAGTAACCATGCATCTGAAAAGAATCATGGAGCAgcgaaagagaaaaatgaaaaacataaagaaaataaaccaGAAGttgcaaaaaaagaaaatcatggaTCAGAGGAATCTGAGGAGGAAGATGCACAAAAGGGAATTGAGGAGGAAGAACAGGAAGTGAAAGATGGTCAAGAAGCAGAGTCAAAGGATGATGAAGCTGAAACAGAAGGTGATCTGGGTGAGTCAGATCAGGAACCTGAGGAGAGGACTGAACCAAAAGATAAAGGGAAAAAGGTCAAGAGAAAAGGTCCATTGTTTGATCCAAATGCTCATTATAGTTGGAAATCATGCCGAGCTAGAAGTAAATACAATTACATTCCTTGTATCGACATTGAAGCTGGAGGGGTAAAACAGCAGGGCTATCGGCATAGGGAAAGGAGTTGCCCTCGAGTACCTCCGATGTGCCTTGTGCCTCTTCCTCCCAACGGATACGGACCCCCAGTGCACTGGCGGGATAGCAATTCGAAGGTATGAAAGAATATGTTCGGTTCTATGAGGATAAGTGAATTATTATCATGTTCTTTCTAATAGTAATCAATTTTGCAGATACTTTACAAGAATGTGGCACATCCAAAGCTTGCTGCTTTCATCAAGAGACATACTTGGTTGGTGGAAGATGGAGAGTTCCTTACATTTCCTCAGAATCATTCTGAGCTCAACGGTGGAGTTATTCACTATCTCGAGTCCATTGAAGAGGTAAGCTTTTGGCATCTTGCTTAAAAGCTGTGTCCATTAGCTTAATTTTCACGATCTAGATTTGGAAAATGTAATACAACCCCGCAACTGAGTCATGCCCTCTTTCATGTCTTATTGATACTGTTGATATCAAACAGCAatcttacttttaattttgatgatcAAGTTTCCGCTTCAAGCTTATTTGTCACATCATAGAGTTGACGAGTTCATAGGTGGATAGTGGAAGGCATGTGATCTCTCCATAGCTTGTCTTGTACGATAATGTGATCGAATGTTCAGTTACCTCACATTTATAACTCTAGGATGTGGAGAATTCCTTCAttgttttctttccctttaCAAGTAAAGGTGTACGTTATTTTTGGTTTCCCTACTTTTCAAGGGAATTATGTTTCTATTTATCGGTTGAAATTCGAATGCATTTGGCAGATGGTTCCT
This genomic interval carries:
- the LOC111788774 gene encoding DUF21 domain-containing protein At1g47330 translates to MAEDVRCCESKFFLFLLIIVGLVAFAGLMAGLTLGLMSLGLVDLEVLIKSGRPQDRKHAAKILPVVKNQHLLLCTLLIGNSLAMEALPIFLDMIVPPWLAVLVSVTLILMFGEILPQAICTRYGLKVGAIMAPFVRVLLMIFFPISYPISKVLDWMLGKGHAVLLRRAELKTFVNFHGNEAGKGGDLTHDETTIIAGALELTEKTAKDAMTSISNAFSLDLDATLDLETLNAIMTKGHSRVPVYSGDPKNIIGLVLVKNLLTVDPEDRVLLRKMIIRKIPRVSEDMPLYDILNEFQKGHSHIAVVFKKHGYQSEALLKKDNGVDSTAGAATHNLAMKMELVDAQTIAEKAGGEQTKKSPPATPAFKKRHRGCSFCILDVENAPLPVLPPGEEVVGVITMEDVIEELLQEEILDETDEYVNIHNRIKINMQPSPEKPSTNPPQLSPNVNT